TGCTTGTAGGGGTCTTTCATCTTCTTCCAGCAAATCTAGCGGTAAATAGGTCGATTTTCCGATTAGTGAATTGGCACTATCCTCATCCTTTACATCTTCAAATTTGACTAAAGCGATGTTGTTGTTTTTAAAGCGTAGGGAGCTTATAAAAAAAGGAACCAAATTACCATTCAAATCAATGAATAAGTAATCCAGTTCCTTATATTTTTCAGAGGCATTGACATCAAGTTTAATATTGACGTCTCCCTTATAACCGTGTTTTTTACTGATTATTCCAAGAAAGAAACATTCTTCCTTTTTCATAATCAATTTACTCAGCGGATTTTTCTTCTTTATCTTCAGCAACAGGAGCTTCTTCAGCAGCAGGAGCTTCTTCAGCAACAGGTGCTTCTTCAGCAGCAGGTGCTTCTTCAGCAACAGGTGCTTCTTCAGTAGCAGGAGCTTCTTCAGCAGCAGGTGCTACTTCAGCAGCAGGAGCTTCTTCAGCAACAGGAGCTTCTTCAGCAGCAGGAGCTTCTTCAGCAACAGGAGCTTCTTCAGCAACAGGAGCTTCTTCAGCAACAGGAGCTTCTTCAGTAGCAGGAGCTTCTTCAGATACTGCAGCAGCTTCAGCAGCTAGGGCAGCA
The nucleotide sequence above comes from Flavobacteriales bacterium. Encoded proteins:
- the rimM gene encoding 16S rRNA processing protein RimM; its protein translation is MKKEECFFLGIISKKHGYKGDVNIKLDVNASEKYKELDYLFIDLNGNLVPFFISSLRFKNNNIALVKFEDVKDEDSANSLIGKSTYLPLDLLEEDERPLQALIDFKVIDKNHGELGQLIAVQENNLQDLMVIDFKGTELLIPFVENYIDSIDHKKKEIHLHTPDGLIDLYL